In one Butyrivibrio proteoclasticus B316 genomic region, the following are encoded:
- a CDS encoding DUF6715 family protein — translation MEESTKSAIIKSIVLCLLGAIFVGGIFLVIVRNKKPKTGDDYVLTVVDGITTTDLDKKYPSDGIQVVELYTKILQVLYKETYTEKQEDDMLKVLRGLMDEDFLAQNANFEGVMKLDVKQKRDEDYSIPLYTVITRDPVIRELDGKKTQMIECKILLRHGTVGSNYIYQFILRKDDEGKWKIFGWAVKPEEE, via the coding sequence ATGGAAGAAAGTACAAAGTCAGCTATAATAAAATCAATTGTATTATGCCTTCTTGGTGCTATTTTTGTTGGAGGCATCTTTTTGGTGATTGTCAGAAATAAAAAGCCCAAGACCGGGGATGACTATGTGCTTACCGTTGTTGACGGAATTACAACGACGGATCTGGATAAGAAATATCCATCAGACGGAATACAGGTTGTTGAGCTGTACACCAAGATTTTGCAGGTTCTGTATAAAGAGACTTACACGGAGAAGCAGGAGGATGACATGCTTAAGGTTCTCAGGGGCCTTATGGATGAGGATTTTCTTGCGCAGAATGCGAATTTTGAAGGTGTGATGAAGCTTGATGTTAAGCAGAAGAGGGATGAGGATTATTCAATTCCTCTTTATACTGTTATTACCAGAGATCCGGTTATCAGGGAACTTGACGGCAAGAAGACTCAGATGATCGAGTGTAAGATATTGTTAAGGCATGGCACTGTAGGCAGCAACTATATTTACCAGTTCATTTTGAGAAAAGATGATGAAGGCAAATGGAAGATATTTGGCTGGGCAGTGAAACCAGAGGAAGAATAG
- the tsaD gene encoding tRNA (adenosine(37)-N6)-threonylcarbamoyltransferase complex transferase subunit TsaD has product MSIKDKENAIEDQNKDKKNDEDVTILAIESSCDETAAAVVRNGREVLSNIISSQIALHTIYGGVVPEIASRKHVEKMNGCIRAALSEAGKTLDDIDAVAVTYGPGLVGALLVGVSEAKAISFATGKPLIGVHHIEGHISANFIENKDLEPPFVCLVVSGGHSHLVVVKDYGEYEIIGQTRDDAAGEAFDKVARAIGLGYPGGPKIDKAAKEGNPDAFTFPQAQIPDAEYDFSFSGLKSSVLNYINQAKMQGQELDQNDVAASFQKAVVEVLVGHAIKACKEYGYDKLAIAGGVASNSGLRELMEKECAANKIKFYRPSPVLCTDNAAMIGAAAYYEYKKGVRFGLDMNAVPNLPLGDRERKFHGRG; this is encoded by the coding sequence ATGTCCATCAAGGATAAAGAAAACGCTATAGAAGATCAGAACAAAGATAAAAAGAATGATGAAGATGTAACAATTCTTGCTATAGAGAGTTCTTGTGATGAGACTGCAGCTGCTGTCGTAAGAAATGGAAGAGAGGTTTTGTCAAATATCATTTCTTCACAGATAGCTCTGCACACTATTTATGGCGGCGTAGTTCCGGAGATTGCATCAAGGAAACATGTTGAAAAGATGAATGGATGCATCAGGGCAGCTCTTTCGGAAGCAGGTAAGACTCTTGATGATATTGATGCTGTAGCAGTTACCTACGGGCCCGGGCTTGTTGGTGCTCTTTTGGTAGGAGTATCTGAGGCCAAGGCTATCTCTTTTGCTACAGGTAAGCCTCTTATCGGAGTGCATCACATTGAAGGCCATATCAGCGCTAACTTTATTGAGAACAAGGATCTTGAACCTCCGTTTGTGTGCCTTGTTGTTTCCGGCGGGCATTCACATCTTGTCGTTGTTAAAGATTATGGCGAATATGAGATCATCGGACAGACCAGAGATGATGCGGCAGGAGAAGCTTTTGACAAGGTCGCAAGGGCTATAGGCCTGGGATATCCAGGAGGCCCCAAGATTGATAAGGCTGCCAAAGAAGGAAATCCTGATGCATTTACTTTTCCACAGGCGCAGATCCCGGATGCGGAATACGATTTTTCTTTTAGCGGATTAAAATCATCAGTACTTAACTATATCAATCAGGCCAAAATGCAGGGACAGGAGCTTGACCAGAATGATGTTGCTGCTTCTTTTCAAAAAGCGGTAGTTGAAGTTCTTGTCGGACATGCGATCAAGGCCTGTAAGGAATATGGCTATGATAAGCTTGCTATTGCGGGAGGTGTTGCCTCTAATTCAGGCCTCCGTGAACTCATGGAAAAAGAGTGTGCGGCAAATAAAATCAAATTCTATAGGCCGTCACCTGTTCTTTGTACAGATAATGCGGCTATGATTGGTGCTGCAGCATATTATGAGTACAAAAAAGGTGTGAGATTCGGGCTTGATATGAATGCTGTTCCAAATCTTCCTCTTGGGGACAGGGAGAGGAAGTTCCACGGAAGAGGATAA
- the ispD gene encoding 2-C-methyl-D-erythritol 4-phosphate cytidylyltransferase, producing MKTVAIVLAAGSGSRMKSDVKKQYMEIGGKPLIYYSLKAFEESIIDDIVLVVSRGDEEYVRNEIVDKYHFDKVTAIVEGGLYRYHSVRRGLMAAAPDCDYAFIHDGARPFVNDEIIMRALRAVKEHGACVVGMPVKDTIKISDDEGFARETPDRAHTWMIQTPQVFSYKMILELYQKLDRVEEDLMAKGVNITDDAMVVEYFTDKKVKLVEGSYTNIKITTPEDIPTAEAILRNR from the coding sequence ATGAAAACCGTTGCTATTGTTCTTGCAGCCGGAAGCGGCAGCAGGATGAAGTCGGATGTTAAAAAGCAATATATGGAAATTGGTGGGAAACCGCTTATATACTACTCTTTAAAGGCTTTTGAGGAAAGTATTATTGATGACATTGTCCTTGTGGTTTCAAGGGGCGATGAAGAATATGTCCGAAATGAAATTGTGGATAAGTATCATTTCGATAAAGTTACAGCAATTGTTGAGGGTGGCTTGTACCGTTATCACAGTGTGAGAAGAGGGCTTATGGCAGCAGCTCCTGATTGTGACTATGCTTTCATTCACGATGGTGCAAGGCCGTTTGTTAATGATGAAATAATCATGAGAGCCTTGCGTGCAGTCAAGGAGCATGGAGCCTGTGTTGTTGGTATGCCGGTAAAAGATACGATCAAGATTTCTGACGATGAGGGCTTTGCCAGGGAGACTCCGGACAGGGCTCATACGTGGATGATCCAGACTCCACAGGTCTTTTCCTATAAGATGATACTGGAACTCTATCAAAAGCTTGACCGCGTGGAGGAAGATCTGATGGCCAAAGGCGTCAATATAACTGATGATGCGATGGTTGTCGAATACTTTACCGACAAGAAAGTCAAGCTTGTAGAGGGTTCATATACAAATATTAAGATTACAACACCGGAGGATATTCCTACTGCAGAAGCAATTCTGAGGAATAGATGA
- a CDS encoding glycosyltransferase family 4 protein, translated as MGDIKRRVCMIVQQRDVKGGIAAVTNGYYNSRIEKDYEMRYVESYCDTSKVRMVLKALFAYWEFRKVLDEFKPELVHIHSSFGGSFYRMQPFIYMAGKRGIPVLDHCHGADFETFYVNASDKKKARIKEVFGRFTKVIVLSDEWRERLSAFLPKEKMTVINNYCKPQPQNEVETACDGRFFGKQVLFLGELGQRKGGYDFAGIVENTVKKCPDVRFVFAGSGSKEDENRIKEMLEQKGLSEKCLFPGWVRDEAKDRLLQESAVFMLPSYQEGLPMAILDAMAYGLPVVSTYVGGIPQLINNGVNGYLAQPGDCEAIADGICCILDNADVYKKLSEESYKTAKDEFGFEAHLDKLEAVYDEILGISGK; from the coding sequence ATGGGGGACATAAAGAGAAGAGTCTGCATGATCGTTCAGCAAAGAGATGTTAAGGGCGGAATTGCAGCAGTTACTAACGGATATTATAACAGCAGAATAGAGAAAGACTACGAAATGCGCTATGTTGAGTCATATTGTGATACTTCAAAGGTCAGAATGGTACTCAAAGCGCTTTTTGCTTATTGGGAATTTCGGAAAGTCCTTGATGAATTTAAGCCGGAGCTTGTGCATATTCATTCTTCTTTCGGAGGAAGCTTTTACAGGATGCAGCCGTTTATTTATATGGCGGGTAAAAGAGGTATTCCTGTCCTCGACCACTGTCATGGAGCTGACTTCGAAACTTTTTATGTCAATGCTTCTGATAAGAAAAAAGCTCGCATAAAGGAAGTTTTTGGGCGTTTTACGAAAGTTATTGTGCTTTCGGATGAATGGAGAGAAAGATTAAGTGCTTTTTTACCCAAAGAAAAAATGACTGTCATAAATAATTATTGTAAGCCTCAGCCTCAAAATGAGGTGGAGACTGCTTGTGATGGCAGATTTTTCGGGAAACAGGTGCTTTTTTTGGGAGAACTCGGACAGCGTAAAGGCGGATATGATTTTGCAGGAATAGTTGAGAATACTGTAAAAAAATGTCCTGATGTCAGGTTTGTCTTTGCGGGAAGCGGATCCAAAGAGGATGAGAACAGGATAAAAGAAATGCTGGAGCAAAAGGGACTATCAGAGAAATGTCTTTTCCCGGGGTGGGTTCGGGATGAAGCGAAAGACAGACTTTTGCAGGAATCTGCTGTGTTTATGCTTCCGTCCTATCAGGAGGGGCTGCCTATGGCTATCCTTGATGCTATGGCTTACGGCCTTCCTGTAGTTTCTACTTATGTGGGCGGAATTCCACAGCTCATAAATAACGGAGTAAATGGTTATCTGGCTCAGCCTGGAGACTGCGAGGCTATTGCTGATGGGATATGCTGTATTCTTGATAATGCGGATGTCTATAAGAAACTTTCGGAAGAGAGCTATAAAACTGCCAAAGATGAATTTGGATTTGAAGCTCATCTTGATAAGCTAGAAGCTGTGTATGATGAGATACTCGGAATAAGTGGGAAATAA
- a CDS encoding acyltransferase translates to MLGIAARKIRFGSRFSAGAIQTFDHLHTEIYGNGSIKMGSYNQNRGNLYLVAQNGTLEIGNHCFFNTGCCLTALESIKIGDNCKFGNNLVVVDHDHNYKKIGDAEFISSKIVIGNNVWVGANVTILRGTTIGDDCVIGAGCVIKGNIEPKSKIVQKR, encoded by the coding sequence ATGTTAGGGATTGCTGCAAGGAAAATAAGATTTGGCAGCAGATTTAGTGCCGGAGCAATTCAGACATTTGATCATCTTCATACGGAAATATATGGGAATGGCTCTATCAAGATGGGCTCTTATAATCAGAATAGAGGAAATCTCTATCTTGTTGCGCAAAATGGAACCCTTGAGATCGGAAACCATTGCTTTTTTAATACAGGCTGCTGTCTGACTGCACTTGAGAGTATTAAGATAGGCGATAATTGTAAGTTTGGAAACAATCTTGTAGTTGTAGATCATGATCATAATTATAAAAAAATAGGTGATGCAGAGTTTATTTCAAGTAAAATCGTTATTGGAAACAATGTTTGGGTTGGAGCCAACGTGACTATTCTAAGAGGTACTACAATCGGCGACGATTGCGTTATTGGCGCGGGTTGCGTCATAAAAGGCAATATAGAACCTAAATCAAAAATCGTTCAAAAAAGATGA